In a genomic window of Anaerolineales bacterium:
- a CDS encoding GatB/YqeY domain-containing protein, translating to MLTKGTLESQLKDAMRAKDEVRRRTLRMILSAVKLAEVEKRAALDEGALLAVLQKEVKTRQEAIADAEKAGRPDLAADSHAELEVIKSYLPAALTPQELESIVREAIAEAGAGSPGDMGKVMKLAAPKTQGRADNREVSQLVRKLLGG from the coding sequence ATGCTGACCAAAGGTACGCTCGAAAGCCAATTGAAGGACGCCATGCGCGCCAAAGACGAGGTCCGCCGGCGCACTCTGCGGATGATCCTTTCCGCGGTCAAGTTGGCCGAGGTGGAAAAGCGCGCCGCGCTAGACGAAGGGGCCTTGCTGGCGGTCCTCCAGAAGGAAGTGAAAACCCGCCAGGAGGCGATCGCCGATGCGGAGAAGGCCGGCCGGCCCGACCTTGCCGCCGATTCGCACGCCGAATTGGAGGTGATCAAATCCTACCTCCCGGCGGCGCTCACTCCGCAAGAGTTGGAATCGATCGTCCGCGAGGCGATTGCGGAGGCCGGCGCCGGATCGCCCGGCGACATGGGCAAAGTGATGAAATTGGCCGCCCCGAAAACCCAAGGCCGGGCCGACAACCG